CAGATATCCGTGCGGACAATATTGTGAGTCTGCAAAAGAAATTATTATGTGACTTTTTCGATATAAGACGTCTTGATACTATGGATGCTGACGAGGGGGTGGACCTGATTAAAGGAGTACTCAGTGATAAGAAAGTCATCCTTGTTCTTGATGATATGGACAAGAGGGACCAGCTCATGAAACTGGCTGGAAAGTCTAGTTGGTTTGGGTCGGGAAGCAGAATTATCATCACAACTAGGAACACCTATTTCTTAGCTCCCGAAACCGACACCCTAGATCACGGTATCGTCCCACTTGGTCACGGAGATttccatttttatgaaatgaaggAAATGCAGTTTGGCCATGCTCTTCAACTATTCAGCAAGCACTCCTTCGAGAGAGACTCACCTCCACATGATTACACCACTATTTCAAGTAAAATTGTCAGAATGACTGGAGGACTACCATTGGCTCTTGAAGTCATAGGTTCGTTACTCCATTCGAAAAGCATGGAAACATGGAAAGACACATTGAAGAAGTTGAAGAAAGTGCCCAATCAAGATGTCCAGCAAAAGTTGTTGATAAGTTATGAAGAATTAGACTACgatcaacaacaaatttttctgGATATTGCATGTCACTGCATTGGTGAAGAAAGAGTCCCTGCATATTACATGTGGAAAGCTTGTGAGTTTTTTCCAAAAACTGGACTCAGTGTCCTCATCCATTTATCTTTGATAAAAGTCATCAAAGATGATAGGCTACGGATGCACGACCAGCTCAGAGATCTTGGAAGAGAGATTGTCCGGCGAGAATGCTTTTCATCTCCTGGAAAGCGTAGTAGGTTGTGGTGTCCGACGGTCGCCTTAGATGTGGTTCGAAATAACCTGGTATGTCTTAGTAAAGAAGTTAATTGCTTATGGAAAAACAGAACATGCAGTAATGTGTATTTAGAGTTCATTTTCACCCAAAATGTTCGCCCAGTTTTGTACACAGGACATTGATGATTTTGCATAATCCGAGAGGAATgaacgaaatttcaaaaaaaaaaaagtcaccatTACAACTCGAATGTAGTGGGAGGGAAAATGATTCATGGAATTTGTCCTTTTTTGTCTAAGATAATATctatgtgcttttttttttttctggtacACTTAATATTTTACAATTGGTTGGATCATATAGTTAGTACTTATTAAACCGGTCACTCATGTTGGTATTTGTTGCTCTGGAATTATCAGGGAACAGACAACATTGTAGCACTCAAACTCATAGGACTTGCCGACGAGCATAATTTTACGAGTGGCGAATTTTCAAGGCTGTCTAGTTTAAGGTTCCTTGAATTGGATGGGGGAAACTTTGTTGGAGACTTTAAAAACCTTCTCTCAAATCTAAAATGGCTCTCTTGGCGCCGTTGTCCTTCAAACCTACAAGCCACCGGTTTATGTCTAAGGAAGTTGGCCGTTCTCAAGATTTCAGAGAGCGATATTACTGAAGATTGGAATGGATGGGGATCGTGCATGGTACAATTTCATATAATACATTTGATTTTCGTTATGTGTATACACATTTGTCACATTGGGTTGACCTTCACCTAtgccaatgttttttttttttttttttgttttcctttctctctcaatAATTTGTTGTTTCACAGGTGAATGATAACCTGAAAGTTATATATCTGACAAGCTGCTATTATATAAAGAGGACACCCGACTTCTCCAAGTgcatgaatttgaaaaaattggttCTCAAAGGTTGTACAAGATTGGAAGAAATCAATAGCTCTATCTGTCAGCTGGGCTGCCTCAAGCACTTGGAAATCAGTAAGGAGGGTCGTGTGTCGTCGAAATATGTTAAGGCTTACATGGAACCCTTTTTTACTGTTCCTCTGTTATTAGACTCGATTGGTGGTCTGAAATCATTGTCAGTGCTGAAGGCGGAAAACCTGCATGGTGTTATAGAACTTCCGCACTCAGTAGGAGAGCTACAGGGTTTAAAGCATCTGTCTCTACGTGGTTGTACGGAGCTTGAAAAGCTTCCGAGTTCCATTGGAGAGTTGAGATCGCTCCTCTGTCTGGATTTATCTCACACTTTTATTAGGGAATTGCCAGATTCCATTGGAAGACTAGAATCACTACTCAAATTGGATCTATCTGGAACACTTGTTGCAGAATTACCCAATTCTATTGGCAATCTTAGACGGTTGGAGTCCATGTGTTTGGATGAGACGAAGATAAGAAAGCTACCGAAGAGCATATGGGCTCTGGAGAATCTTGAGGAGTTGAGCGCCAGAGGTTGTCGAAATCTCGAGGGCAAAATTCCAAGTGAAATCTCGGGACTGTCCCGATTGAAGGTTCTGAATTTGTCCAAGAGCAATGTTAGTAGACTGCCGATGACAATCAATCGGCTTTCGAGTCTACGAGAACTTGTTTTATCGGATTGTAACGGGCTTCAGTTGCTGCCAGATCTCCCGACAAGTTTGACAACGCTAGAGTTGTCCTCTTTATCGTTGCAGGCAGTACCCGACCTCTCGAACCACACTAGCTTAATTCATCTGGACCTAAGTGATTGCGCTTTTGACTTTCAACTGTTAGGAACCAGACGAGGACGGGTTCCAAATCCGAATCTAGAGTGGCTTGGAAGGCTACATGAATTGCAGACGCTAAGACTGATTCTTTCCGACATCAACTTGCCTCCGACTGACTTGAGCTCCCTTGTTCAGCTCCGGTCACTTGAAATAACTTGTCCTGACCCAAGGTCTCTGACACGGCTTCCGTCCAGTTTAGAAGTCTTGAGATTAGAAGATGTGAAGATACCAATAGAATGGCCAATGCTCCGCAACCTGCGAAATTTGTCTGAACTAAAGCTCTTTGGCTGTCGGTTAAGAGAGATTGAGTTTGACAATGTGCTTGGACAGCTAGGGAATCTCCAGCGACTGCAGGTGCGCAAGTGCAAGTCGCTCGTGAGGCTATCGAATCTATCAAGCTTAAAGGAGCTCCGAGTGCTGAGCGTGGAGTATTGCCCGCAACTAACTGAGATCGAAGCCCAGCCATCTTCTTCAACTGGAGACTGCAGTTCCACGGAAAGGCCCATTGCTGGTACGATTAAGCTAGAGGAGCTCCACACTGTAAGAGTCTACTATTGTGAATCCGTGCAAAAGTTGCCTCATGTGCCAAATGCATGTCATGTCGAGGTTAGCCCACAGAAATATGTAAGAAGATCTGAAAGTGGGGCAGTCTTCTTAAAAGAACATGCCAGCCCCAGAGAAGGTAGGAACACCACGAATTTGTCTCAAGCCGAACTCCAGCGACCGCAGCTAATTTTTGCTCGATTGTCTGATCCCCAGATTTCCGAAAAAGAGTACATTGAAGAAGATTTAGGCACAAGAGAAAGAGGAAACAGAAAAGAGCGGAAACCGAGAGTGGGAGGAAGGTGGTTTTGTTGCATGCACGCTTTGGTCGGTTGAGTTGTAATTTTGGATCAGTTCGGGTTTTAGGTTCCTAGGTTGCTTCTAGATATTGTTGCGCGGTGAAATCGTGGTGTTTTTGAAACTTTAGGTTGTTTTGGAATCTTGGGACTTTGCGGATTTCCGTTCGAAAAAGACTGATTTTTCGGAGTTCTCGAAAACTATTTAATAGTAACTGCAACCGACAGTGTTCCGTCCCGGATTGCATCAGCTGTCGGCCAAATTTTGGTTCTAAGGAGTTTTGGGTCTTTTAGTACTTTGGATGATCTCTCTTTATGACTGTTAAACTCACTAAAACGGACTATGGTAGAGAGATATGAAGCCCCAAAATTCACtgcatggggaaaattatcaaaaaagtcctgaatttattgtaattgtggtAATTCAGtcttacaactttttttttgtcgattcagtcctaaaccctttgtaattgtgcaaattcagtctatccgatcaattttggttagccggcaccgatgtggacgccggctgtccggcgacataatatttttaaatatttttattttatttttcatttttcttctttgtttcgtCTCGTGACCGTGAAGTTGATCCGGAGGTGACGGGCCTCCGACGAAGGTTGCCTCCACAGCCACTGGTGAGGGTGAGCCTCGCCGTGGCTGCATGAGGCCGAGGTGAGACTCGGGATTTGTCTGGTTTGCCGATACCAAATGCCCAAGGATGAAGGAGCCGGGACGAGGGAGAGGTGGGAGGAGGtcgtcatcttcatcttcaatctccgggaggaagaagaataggaaggggaaaaaaagaaagaaaaagaaaagaagaaaaaatgaaaaagaaaatataaatataaattactcaaaaaatattattaaaatattatgtcgtcgGATGGCCGTCGCCGGCCGGGCaaaaattaatcgaaaattgacacaattgcataagatttaagattaaatcgataaaaaaagattgaagactgaattaacacaattacaataaatttatgaatttttagtaatttttcctcgCTGTGTGAAATGAGGCTGTTGCCCTGTTCGCTGCAGCGAGTTTGATGCTTGCTCTGCCTTTGTGTTGACTCATAATGGactttttgaccacaaaaattaGTGTCGCTCAGTAGAATCTTAGTTGAGGATAGTTGATATGTTGACATTTGGTTAATGCTTTCTTTGATAggattttgaagctttttggaCGGTATAGTTACAGCTTTTAATTTGCCTTTTGGTAGGGAGGACCGGTGCTTATCTCTTTTCAGTGATTTGTAAACTCAGGGCTTGAAAATCATAGGAAAATAAATATGCCATAAAATCTGAATGAGGCCTCGCACATTATGATATTTATTATGAAAAATGGTGCTTAAAAACATCGTTGTTGCACAAAGCTGGATCGAACATTTCTTATCTATTTGGTCATTTGAAATAGTTTGAGAGCTGATTATTTATGAAATGGTTTGAGAAATTTTCGTGAATGGTATTCTTCTTGTGGACGGAATTGGGAAGGATTATATGTACCCGACTTGCGAATCTAGTTTATGAAATGAATTCTGAGATGGTTTTGTGACTTAGGAAGAGGGTTGTGTTAATGGTTTAATCCTCTCGTTGCTATGATCTGGAACATTGAAGTGTTGTGAGTATGCATACATGTTCTTAGGATAGGATGTCCTTTATGGCCAAATTCACCAGCTGAAATTAGTGGAGACCTATGCCAAGGGGGGAATAATGGCAAGCCTTGTCACGTGGCATTAAACTTGATATTAAGTACTGGAGCGGTCAATGGACTAGACCAGTAATATATGTTTTGACATTGTTGATCGAATGGGTATTTCTATGTGTAAAGACTATAATTCGCATTCGTACTTTTACATATATTGTATATTGGATTTTGGTGTGTTTCTGATATCATTTATGCATGTGCATATTGGATacttaatttgttaaaaaaagatATGTATTACTCATTGAGAGGTGATTTGCTTATACCATTCATCTAAATTCTTTATGAGCGGCCAACAAATAGGACGAGAGCGATATCGGTGGGGGAATCTTAGGAATCTGGATTTTGGATATAAGTTGTGATAATTAAGAATAACTTGTAATGGTACTTCTTGAATTTAGTTTGTTAGTCACTGGAgatataaatatattatatttctATTGTTGGATTTTAGAACTCCAGTCCTGTAACCAACTTATTATTCTTATGATATATTAATAAATATATGTTTTGATTAGAGGTTAATGTTGGTTACGCGTATGAGATTGCGTCCTTTGGATAAGAGGATGACCGCGCCATTTTCCCAATGTTTGTAGAGTTGGAGGGTGACGGTTTTATCAGTATGTCCTTTTAAGCTTTGGTCAGACACATCAAGCCGTTCGAGCAGTCATAGTTAGGACTATGATGATACCGCGTACACTGCAAGTGAAAAGGTTGTGTAAGTGGATAC
This genomic interval from Rhodamnia argentea isolate NSW1041297 chromosome 4, ASM2092103v1, whole genome shotgun sequence contains the following:
- the LOC115731735 gene encoding disease resistance protein RPV1-like, whose product is MEPAQGKSTTRDYEVFLSFRGPDTRLTITDSLFAAMVRAGIRVFKDDEELRVGEEIGGELLRAISNSKIYVPIFSKDYASSKWCLRELAYMVECRKRGEKAILPIFYEVDASDVKLKTGSYAKALQKHERESGEDVAKRWEEALREVAGIKGWNLKDHGQDKLTALVVEEVFRKLRRPTQRDWRDNLVGAQDQMEAVMELLSQGTPDVRFVVIHGMGGIGKTTLAKAIFRRISSQFQCSSFLSDIRADNIVSLQKKLLCDFFDIRRLDTMDADEGVDLIKGVLSDKKVILVLDDMDKRDQLMKLAGKSSWFGSGSRIIITTRNTYFLAPETDTLDHGIVPLGHGDFHFYEMKEMQFGHALQLFSKHSFERDSPPHDYTTISSKIVRMTGGLPLALEVIGSLLHSKSMETWKDTLKKLKKVPNQDVQQKLLISYEELDYDQQQIFLDIACHCIGEERVPAYYMWKACEFFPKTGLSVLIHLSLIKVIKDDRLRMHDQLRDLGREIVRRECFSSPGKRSRLWCPTVALDVVRNNLGTDNIVALKLIGLADEHNFTSGEFSRLSSLRFLELDGGNFVGDFKNLLSNLKWLSWRRCPSNLQATGLCLRKLAVLKISESDITEDWNGWGSCMVNDNLKVIYLTSCYYIKRTPDFSKCMNLKKLVLKGCTRLEEINSSICQLGCLKHLEISKEGRVSSKYVKAYMEPFFTVPLLLDSIGGLKSLSVLKAENLHGVIELPHSVGELQGLKHLSLRGCTELEKLPSSIGELRSLLCLDLSHTFIRELPDSIGRLESLLKLDLSGTLVAELPNSIGNLRRLESMCLDETKIRKLPKSIWALENLEELSARGCRNLEGKIPSEISGLSRLKILNLSRSKVSELPMAINQLSSLQELILKDCRGLETLPDLPTSLTKLELSSSSLQAVPDLSNLTNLHHLDISDCAFDYKLDERTKGCIPNPNLEWLGRLHKLQTLRLVFSQCNFPPTDLSSFSQLRSLKITCPDPRSLIRLPSSLEVLSLEDVNTPIEWPMFPNLGNLSELKLTGCRLREIEFGNVPGQLGNLQRLQVRKCESLVRLSNLSSLKELRVLSVEYCPQLIEIESQPSSSSTGDCSSTERPTPGTLKLEKLHTLRVYFCFWVRKLPDIPNSCHVEVCPGKHVRRSGSGPVFLEDYSREV